Proteins encoded by one window of Synechococcus sp. MVIR-18-1:
- the ybeY gene encoding rRNA maturation RNase YbeY, giving the protein MISLDLAFSPAAADLIDAADDESTRSRLLQASDWEGELSAWIEALRQDLDNHCPDAVRTCDTVSLGVSLLDDASIAELNLRWRQKATPTDVLSFAALESEMPMGAGQELELGDIVVSVPTARRQALEQEHGLERELRWLVSHGLLHLLSWDHPDEDSLAAMLQKQEHLLGMGGNVPS; this is encoded by the coding sequence ATGATCAGCCTCGATCTGGCCTTCAGCCCCGCAGCCGCTGACCTCATTGATGCAGCGGATGACGAAAGCACGCGCTCGAGGCTGCTACAAGCCAGCGATTGGGAGGGTGAATTAAGCGCCTGGATCGAAGCCCTTCGTCAGGACCTCGACAACCACTGTCCCGATGCCGTGAGGACCTGCGACACGGTCAGTTTGGGAGTCTCGCTGCTCGATGACGCCAGCATCGCCGAACTCAATCTGCGCTGGCGCCAGAAAGCCACTCCAACGGATGTGCTCTCCTTTGCTGCTCTGGAGAGTGAAATGCCGATGGGTGCAGGCCAAGAGCTTGAACTAGGTGACATCGTCGTGTCGGTGCCCACCGCCCGTCGTCAAGCTCTGGAGCAGGAGCATGGCCTGGAACGGGAACTGCGCTGGTTGGTCAGTCACGGGCTTCTGCACTTGCTGAGCTGGGATCATCCCGATGAAGACTCGCTCGCTGCAATGCTGCAAAAACAGGAGCACCTACTTGGCATGGGCGGTAACGTTCCCTCCTGA